DNA sequence from the Candidatus Zixiibacteriota bacterium genome:
AGACTAATTGATTCTTTTCGAGATGAACAAAGCTGTGAAAGAATAATCTTTACTCAGGTCAAGGAACTCAACCAGAAACTAAAACCAAACCCCAATTCTCAATTTACACAATAATCCTTGCACTACCGAGGCCTAATGGGCGACACAGAGAAGGGGCAGAAGCTGTGAACTTCTGCCCTGGATCGAATTTTCTCAATTCAAGCGAGTTGTGTATGGATCACTTCAGTAAAACCAGTTTCTTTGTCTCGGCGAAATCTCCAGCCACCATGCGATAGAAATAAACACCCGAAGATACAGGCCTACCCGACTCATCGCACCCATCCCAGGTTACGAGTTTGTGACCGACTGACAGTCGTTCGTCTACAATTCGTTTGACCCGATTTCCTAATACGTTGTAGACATCCATCGAAACGTGGGAGGCCCGAGGCAGCGCAAACTGAATACGCGTTTCCATGTTAAACGGGTTGGGGTAGTTTTGGGAGAGGGAGAAAGTCACCGGAAGTACATCAGAGAATACTTCGAGTACATCCGTTTCGATGTCTCGTGTATATGGATCACTGCATCCACACGGGCTGCAAGCGACAAGAGTATACACGTAATCCGCCTTTTCAGTGTGAGTGATGATTTTACTTGTGTCAGCGCCCTGGTGTAATACGGCACCTCTGTCCTCAAGGCGGTACAAGGTGGCGTGATCAATCGGTGCCCACGACAGAGTACATGGGACATTCAACTGAATCGGTTCGTCGCTAAAGTAGATTGAATCTGGCCTCGACGGCACAGGCTGAATTGTCACCTCCTCCTTGCCACTAGGGCTGCTCCAGCCGCACGGGTTACCTGCCTTTACATAGAATTCATACTGTTCGTACATATTGGCATGATGCAATGCATCCCAAGTCCGGTCTGAACCTTCGTAAACTTGTGTTCCGTTCTCATAGAGTCGGTATTCGGTCGCTCCCGACACCGACTCCCAACTGATTTCAAAGACAGTGTCAGAGCACGGCGTGGTCGTTGAAGCTGACGGTGTGCCTGGTGCCGGAGGAGCCGTCATCCCAGTCCCAATGTCGGACGGTGAACAACTCGACTGGCCACAACTGTTATATGCCTTTACGCAATACGAGTGCGTGCCTGTGACGTTGTCAGGATAACAGGTCTGATTGGCTCCGGTTGAGCCGATTTGAGAACCATCCCGATATACTCGATAGCCATCCTCGCCGGGCACATTGTCCCAGCAGACTTCAATGAGGTTACACCTGTCATCTTTAGCATCACACCAATCCGGTCGCGGTGGTGCTGTCAAGCCGGTCCCATTGTCGGAAGGTGAACAACTCGACTGACCACAACTGTTATATGCCTTTACGCAATACGAGTGCGTGCCTGTAACGTTGTCAGGATAACAGGTCTGATTGGCTCCGGTTGAGCCGATCTGAGAGCCATCCCGATATACTCGATAGCCATCCTCGCCGGGCACATTGTCCCAGCAGACTTCAATGAGGTTACACCTGTCATCCGTAGCATCACACCAATCCGGTCGCGGTGGCTCTTGTCCTTCAATTTGGAATTGAACATCGGGCCGATTGAAATCTAAGGGCAGATACTGATTGAAGATCGTGAAGTCCTTAGTAAATGGGTCCAGGCAAATATCCGGAAGAACAAATATCTCAAGACAGCCATACGGTGTTAGCTCAACCCCCCAGTTCAAACGAAAGTCAGATCTATAACTGTTTGCGACTCCGACCGTCGTGTTACAGCTCGATAGGCTGACAGGGAATTGCCTCTGCTGACCATCACTTGAGATGCAATATGAGTTGTTGGCGCAGACTGAATTACCTGATAAGTTGCCTGTGACGTCACCACCGACATTCACTCCAACGCACAGATCGGCAATACCGGGGAACCCAACACAAACGATATCAATGTCTGACGGATAGAGTGGATCACTACAGGAGAGACTGTTGTTCAATAGAAACGGTGTGAAACCGCAGTCTCTAAAGAAACCCAAGTCAACACTCGGTACTAATGGGATATTTCCCGAATCGTTGATATCAGGGAGTGGCCATGGCAAGTCCACAACAACTTTCCACATGGCACCAAATTCAAGTCCCCCTTCTATGTGAAGATTGCCGCCGTCTTGATCACCAACCCACTTGAGCCACGTAGACAGTTGTTGCCCCGGTTGAACTTCGCCATCATCGTAACGAAGCTGTACGTCACCCGGCAGATCGGCGACTATTTTACCCAAGCTGGCTTTAAAGAAGAGCCTTATTTGGATGGGGGACCCCGGTGGAAACCACTTGGTGTCCAAGTCCAAGCTGTTAAGAATATCTAGTTCATCTGGAGTCAGAGAGTCTGATTTCGAAAACCGGTTGCCAATGCTTTGCTCTTTCCACACCCTCTTCGTTGACAAATCCCGGTACAGTATCGTGCTATCGGGTAAAACAACTTTAAGGATTTGATTATCGGTACCTGGGTTAATAATCTCCGCTGATAAGAAGATACCTCTTTCCGCATGAAAAGAAATAGGCTTTGTCTGCGTCACCATACCGCTTTCAGAGGCCGCCAAGGTCACAGTAAACGATAGCGATACTAACATCACAATCACTACTTTAGCATAGCTTCTCATACATATCCTCCAATTCCAGCAATCTGTGGAACAAATGGTCCCACGGTTGACATCCTTACTTCCTTTTGGCCACTAACAGCTATCGAACGCCTTCCCTGTAGAAAAACAGGGAACAGCGTCAAGAACCCTGTTGCACCGCCCTAGCGGTGTATCTGAGTTCTCCTTCACCGGACTTGTTAATCCCCGCGATGCAGTTTTCCCTTTCTCTGAATTGTCTCCTATCCCGAGGGGTTGTGTCGGTAATCCCCAGGATGCACAACTACCTTGCGGCTATACATGACTATCAAACACCTGCGACCACTGGCTCCTGTTTTCGAAGCCAAGATCGTTCCACCCAAGTTGTAAGAATCTCTGAAGTCTTGGAACCCATGATAAGTGAACGGGCGGTCTGGGTCAAGTGATAATTGAGTCTTCAGGCTTTGTTCTACCACCTCTTGTCTTCGGGTCGATTTCAGATTATAATATGCGCCTGCCACAAGGGCAGGAACTTGTATACGATTATTGTAGGAGACAAGATATGGACCCGTTCGGCGCCCAGGCAACTCTCGAAACCAAGGGTGGCAAATACAGGATCTACCGGCTTGATGCATTAGCGCAACTCGGTTCGGCGGAGCAGATGCCGTATTCAATCAAGGTGCTTCTCGAAGCGGTGCTGCGTAACGTCGACGGCCGCACCGTTACCGAAGATGATGTCAAGAGGCTGGCGGCCTACGATGCCAGAAACGTCGGCTCGGTGGAGTTGCCGTTCAAACCGGCGCGCGTGCTCTTACAGGACTTTACCGGCGTACCCGCCGTGGTCGATCTGGCCGCTTTGCGCTCGGCTATGAAAAGAATGGGCGGCGATCCCAAAAAGATCAACCCGCAGGTGCCGGTTGACTTGGTGATCGATCATTCCGTGCAGGTGGATGCGTATGCCTCCGACGATGCGCTCGAATACAACATGCAAAGAGAATTTGAACGCAACAAAGAGCGGTACGAGTTTCTCCACTGGGGACGTAAAGCGTTCGACAACTTTCGCGTAGTGCCGCCGGCCACGGGGATTTGTCATCAGGTCAATCTTGAGTATCTGTCCACCTGTGTAATCGGGCGCGATGGTGTCGCATTCCCCGACAGTCTGGTCGGGACCGATAGTCACACCGTGATGATCAACGGTCTCGGCGTGGCCGGATGGGGTGTCGGCGGGATCGAAGCCGAGGCGGCCATGCTGGGCCAGCCGATCTACATGCTCACGCCGGAAGTGATCGGATTCAAGCTGAGCGGAAAACTGACAGAGGGTGTGACCGGCACCGACCTGGTGTTGACGGTTACACAGATGCTACGGGCCAAAGGTGTCGTCGGTAAGTTTGTGGAGTTCTTTGGTGAGGCACTTGATGACCTGCCGCTGCCGACCAAGGCGATGATTGCCAATATGGCCCCGGAGTATGGCGCCACGATGGGGTTTTTCCCCGTTGACAAGACAACCCTGGATTACTTGCACATGACCGGTCGATCCGATGCCGAGATCGACCTGGTGGAATGCTACACCAAAGAGCAGGCCCTTTTCAGAGCAGCCGGTTCCCCGGCGCCACAGTTTACCGACACACTCGAACTGGATATCTCAACGGTCGAGTCTTCGCTGGCCGGTCCCAAGCGACCGCAGGACAGAATATCGCTGGCCGACATGAAACAGCAGTTTGAAGCCGATCTGGCCCGTCCAGTGACCGAGCGCGGTTTCGCGGTGAAACAGTCTGATCGTGGTCGCTCGATCGATGTAACGGTAAACGGCAATTCCGCAACCATGCAGCAGGGTTCGGTGGTGATAGCTGCCATCACTTCGTGCACCAACACCTCGGACCCGATGGTGCTGATTGCGGCCGGCTTACTTGCCAAGAACGCGGTCGCTAAAGGCCTGACTGTTAGGCCCTATGTCAAAACATCGCTGGCACCCGGCTCACGAGTGGTGATCGACTACCTCGAAAAAGCAGATCTGATAGAACCGCTTAAGCGGCTCGGTTTTCACAATGTCGGCTATGGATGCACGTCCTGTATCGGCAACTCCGGTCCGTTGCCGGAGGAAGTTGTGGATGCGATCAATAAAAACGATCTAGTTGCCTCGGCGGTGCTGTCGGGCAATCGTAACTTCGAGGGACGGGTCAGTCCCAACACGAAGGCGAACTATCTGGCCTCGCCGCCGTTGGTTGTGGCCTATGCGCTGGCCGGGACGGTGGATATCGACCTGGCTACCGAGCCGCTGGGACAAGACTCTGGCGGTAACGATGTTTTCCTCAAGGATATTTGGCCGACCGAGCAGGAAGTTTTGGACACGGTCGGCGATGCGGTGACGCCTGAGATGTTTCGCGCGCGTTACGCCACTGTGTTTGACGCCAACGAAACCTGGAACAGTATCGCCAGCCCGGATGGTGACCTGTTTGCCTGGGATGATTCATCGACATACGTTCAGGAGCCGCCCTTCTTTGTCGATCTGGCAGAGGAGCCGAACGACATTCAGCCAATCAAAGATGCGCGCGCCCTGTGCATGTTGGGTGATTCGATCACGACCGATCATATCTCACCGGCCGGTGTTATCAAGAGCGATCAACCGGCGGGACAGTATCTGGTTGAGCATGGTGTCGCCTTCGAGGATTTCAACAGCTATGGTTCACGGCGTGGGAACGACCGTGTGATGACGCGCGGTACTTTCGCCAACATTCGCCTGCGCAACCAACTTGCGCCCGGTACCGAAGGCGGCCTGACTACTTACCTGCCGACCGGTGAACAGATGTCGATCTACGATGCATCATTGAAATACAAAGAGTCCGGCACACCGTTGGTAGTGCTGGGCGGGAATGACTACGGTATGGGTTCATCGCGCGACTGGGCGGCTAAGGGCACGAATCTTCTTGGCGTCAAGGCAGTGTTGGCACAGAGTTTTGAACGGATCCATCGTTCGAATCTTGTCGGCATGGGCGTACTGCCTTTGCAGTTCAAGGACGGCGACTCGCGCGAGTCTCTCGGCCTGACCGGGCACGAGGTATTCGATATTGACGACTTATCCAATGACATGACACCACGTCAGATGGTTACGGTGACTGCCCGCAATGCCAACGGTGGCGAGACGAAGACTTTTTCGATGATTGCACGTCTGGACACGCCTATCGACGTCGACTACTACCACCACGGCGGCATCTTGCACATGGTGTTAAGGCAGTTGGCGAAGGGGTGAGGGGGGGGCGACGAATTCCGGTGAGTGATCTCGGCTAATACGAAAGTTGCCGCCAATCATGGTCACCAGTTTACTTGTGAGCGATCAATATAATCGGGCAACATCGTGGCTGAATTACCTGTTGCGGTATTTAGCTGCTCCACAGTCAGATGTTTTGCTTTTTTGAAATTGACGCCGTGGAGCTCAGCGCCGGAGAGGTTGGCCTCTAGCAGGTTGGCCTCAGACACTTTGGCGCCGTGGAGAATGGTCCCTTCTAGTACTGCCATTGTTAAGTCAGACTTCCGCATATCAGCACCCGTGAAATCGGCGTAGGACAGATTGGCCTTACGCATATCAGCATTCACTAGAAACGCGCGCCTAGCCCGCGCCCTCTGCAGATCGCGCCCTTGGAGGTCGGCTCCTTTCACCAAGTCAAGGTCGCTCGGGTCTCCGTTCCAGCCACTAGGCGGTATCGACACATCTTGCTCAACAAGGTAGGCCACTGGCTCGAATCCGAGTTTTTTCAACAGAGAGTAGACAGGTGGTTCGACAAGCACACTCGCCGACACTACTGAGAAAAACGGGAAGCCTCTTTGAAGGTTGATAATCTCCCATGAGCTGAAACAACCAAACACCGTCGCACTGACAATAACAGCACCTGTAACAAAAACTATCGGTTTCCAACGCCTGCGCACTGGCTCCATGCGTCTGCTGCCGTTGAGCGTCGACCTGGCTAACATGTAAAACAAGCAACCACAGCCGAGGCACAAGGTCAGCAGACCGACATGCCAGCCTGTCCAAAAAAGTTCATGGCGGCTAAGGAACTGCGCCCAGAACATCCACAACGCGGCTGGCACCGCCAGGTACGCCAAGGCGAACAATACCACATACTGAACCCAATACAATGGACCTCGGTAGTCTTTCAGGGGATCGGAATGACCCAGGATCAGACTGTTCATCAACCATGGATGGATGTTTCGGTGTATCCCACGACCGCCAGGGAAGGTAGCGGGCAATGTGGTCACCAGTTCCCAATGACGGGTTAGATAGTACTGAAAGTATACGTACATACACAATAAGAGCAACGGCGCCACGATATAGAAACCAACTAGTGGTATCTCCAATCCGGCGAACGGCAGTCTGAGTGAGCCACTATTGGACACCAACTCAGAATCCAAAGTCGTTTTGACGGCCACGAACGTGTATAGACAAGCGATAATCAGATTGGCGAAGAGCCTACGTGAGAGGCCAGAGGACTCCTCCACCCTTTCAGCAAGATCAGCGAAGTCAATCCATGGCCTCGGGATCTTTGTGTCCCGAAGGTTGGTGCCGGCAAGTTGTTCGGGCCTGAGGTTCCTAGCCCTTCGTAAGTCTGTCTCAGAGATATCAGCTCCGAAGAGCTTTGACTTGTGAAAATCTGCCGCCTCTAGGTTGGCATTCTCCAGTTTGGCTTTTCGGAGGTCGGCACCACGTAGCTTAGCCTCTTGAAGATTAGCTCGCGAAAAGTTTGCTTTACTGAGGTCTGCATCATCTAGATTGGCGCTGATCAGACTAGCGTCGACCAGCTCG
Encoded proteins:
- the acnA gene encoding aconitate hydratase AcnA; this encodes MDPFGAQATLETKGGKYRIYRLDALAQLGSAEQMPYSIKVLLEAVLRNVDGRTVTEDDVKRLAAYDARNVGSVELPFKPARVLLQDFTGVPAVVDLAALRSAMKRMGGDPKKINPQVPVDLVIDHSVQVDAYASDDALEYNMQREFERNKERYEFLHWGRKAFDNFRVVPPATGICHQVNLEYLSTCVIGRDGVAFPDSLVGTDSHTVMINGLGVAGWGVGGIEAEAAMLGQPIYMLTPEVIGFKLSGKLTEGVTGTDLVLTVTQMLRAKGVVGKFVEFFGEALDDLPLPTKAMIANMAPEYGATMGFFPVDKTTLDYLHMTGRSDAEIDLVECYTKEQALFRAAGSPAPQFTDTLELDISTVESSLAGPKRPQDRISLADMKQQFEADLARPVTERGFAVKQSDRGRSIDVTVNGNSATMQQGSVVIAAITSCTNTSDPMVLIAAGLLAKNAVAKGLTVRPYVKTSLAPGSRVVIDYLEKADLIEPLKRLGFHNVGYGCTSCIGNSGPLPEEVVDAINKNDLVASAVLSGNRNFEGRVSPNTKANYLASPPLVVAYALAGTVDIDLATEPLGQDSGGNDVFLKDIWPTEQEVLDTVGDAVTPEMFRARYATVFDANETWNSIASPDGDLFAWDDSSTYVQEPPFFVDLAEEPNDIQPIKDARALCMLGDSITTDHISPAGVIKSDQPAGQYLVEHGVAFEDFNSYGSRRGNDRVMTRGTFANIRLRNQLAPGTEGGLTTYLPTGEQMSIYDASLKYKESGTPLVVLGGNDYGMGSSRDWAAKGTNLLGVKAVLAQSFERIHRSNLVGMGVLPLQFKDGDSRESLGLTGHEVFDIDDLSNDMTPRQMVTVTARNANGGETKTFSMIARLDTPIDVDYYHHGGILHMVLRQLAKG
- a CDS encoding T9SS type A sorting domain-containing protein, which gives rise to MGKIVADLPGDVQLRYDDGEVQPGQQLSTWLKWVGDQDGGNLHIEGGLEFGAMWKVVVDLPWPLPDINDSGNIPLVPSVDLGFFRDCGFTPFLLNNSLSCSDPLYPSDIDIVCVGFPGIADLCVGVNVGGDVTGNLSGNSVCANNSYCISSDGQQRQFPVSLSSCNTTVGVANSYRSDFRLNWGVELTPYGCLEIFVLPDICLDPFTKDFTIFNQYLPLDFNRPDVQFQIEGQEPPRPDWCDATDDRCNLIEVCWDNVPGEDGYRVYRDGSQIGSTGANQTCYPDNVTGTHSYCVKAYNSCGQSSCSPSDNGTGLTAPPRPDWCDAKDDRCNLIEVCWDNVPGEDGYRVYRDGSQIGSTGANQTCYPDNVTGTHSYCVKAYNSCGQSSCSPSDIGTGMTAPPAPGTPSASTTTPCSDTVFEISWESVSGATEYRLYENGTQVYEGSDRTWDALHHANMYEQYEFYVKAGNPCGWSSPSGKEEVTIQPVPSRPDSIYFSDEPIQLNVPCTLSWAPIDHATLYRLEDRGAVLHQGADTSKIITHTEKADYVYTLVACSPCGCSDPYTRDIETDVLEVFSDVLPVTFSLSQNYPNPFNMETRIQFALPRASHVSMDVYNVLGNRVKRIVDERLSVGHKLVTWDGCDESGRPVSSGVYFYRMVAGDFAETKKLVLLK
- a CDS encoding pentapeptide repeat-containing protein, with the translated sequence MAKEKPKKGPKLRTVDPDELEEMLDLHEKWLSNGCDTDGPADFSHTDLSCRNLSGRKLQQAIFTGTCLCESFLFEADLTGANLSDADLMEADLAGATFVNANLSNADLTNTVLDYADLRCAKLNGDKHSCTELVDASLISANLDDADLSKANFSRANLQEAKLRGADLRKAKLENANLEAADFHKSKLFGADISETDLRRARNLRPEQLAGTNLRDTKIPRPWIDFADLAERVEESSGLSRRLFANLIIACLYTFVAVKTTLDSELVSNSGSLRLPFAGLEIPLVGFYIVAPLLLLCMYVYFQYYLTRHWELVTTLPATFPGGRGIHRNIHPWLMNSLILGHSDPLKDYRGPLYWVQYVVLFALAYLAVPAALWMFWAQFLSRHELFWTGWHVGLLTLCLGCGCLFYMLARSTLNGSRRMEPVRRRWKPIVFVTGAVIVSATVFGCFSSWEIINLQRGFPFFSVVSASVLVEPPVYSLLKKLGFEPVAYLVEQDVSIPPSGWNGDPSDLDLVKGADLQGRDLQRARARRAFLVNADMRKANLSYADFTGADMRKSDLTMAVLEGTILHGAKVSEANLLEANLSGAELHGVNFKKAKHLTVEQLNTATGNSATMLPDYIDRSQVNW